One region of Bacillus pumilus genomic DNA includes:
- a CDS encoding ATP-binding protein encodes MSILKGFWKKIRLYLILVMIPTLIISYFIYEKETEKIDLKNKQTATLMLNIHKNQMNYLISETEARLTSLAMGFDQPLETKKVKNILEKIYKQEPRFSGLYLLDKKGNVTVSTTPLKEKINLSFRDYFKRIQVTKQTVITDNYVSRITKQRILSICVPVLDENEEVTNVLVAAIQIDYLRNIMNVLNPDLHFKMLNQNGHVVFTSGPQPASENGSTVSTYLDENSWKLEVYPQRASTGEVLSVMLIPLSSAFILLNILFTLVQYVILRRQTQQERHQNEAQKLELIGTLAASTAHEIRNPLTGISGFIQLLQKKYHSEEDQLYFSVIEEEIKRINQIVSEFLVLGKPTAEKWQNNSVKEIVSEIMPIVFSEANLYNVEVDLQINTIQDVGVYCTKDHIKQVVLNVAKNSLEAMPNGGHLKILIEAEKEHVIIKVKDTGEGIQEEMLKHIFLPFITSKEKGTGLGLVVCKRIISMYGGTIDIESEVNKGTTVMIMLPSAHSA; translated from the coding sequence ATGAGTATACTGAAAGGGTTTTGGAAGAAGATCAGGCTGTACCTTATTTTGGTCATGATTCCAACCCTAATCATTAGTTATTTTATCTATGAAAAAGAAACGGAAAAAATCGACTTAAAAAACAAACAAACTGCTACACTTATGTTAAATATTCACAAAAACCAAATGAATTATTTAATTAGTGAAACAGAAGCGAGATTAACTTCACTTGCCATGGGATTTGACCAGCCTCTTGAGACGAAAAAAGTAAAAAACATCCTAGAGAAAATCTATAAACAAGAACCTCGTTTTTCAGGTCTGTATCTCCTAGACAAAAAAGGAAATGTAACAGTAAGCACCACACCATTAAAGGAAAAAATCAACCTATCATTCAGAGATTACTTTAAGCGCATTCAAGTGACCAAGCAGACGGTGATCACAGATAACTATGTTAGCCGAATTACAAAACAGCGGATTCTTTCCATTTGCGTGCCTGTGCTGGATGAAAACGAAGAAGTCACCAATGTGCTAGTCGCCGCCATTCAAATTGATTATTTAAGAAATATTATGAATGTATTGAACCCTGATCTTCATTTTAAGATGCTGAATCAAAATGGACATGTCGTGTTTACAAGTGGTCCACAGCCAGCATCAGAAAATGGCAGCACCGTGTCTACATATTTAGATGAAAACAGCTGGAAGCTAGAGGTCTATCCGCAGCGCGCTTCTACAGGTGAAGTGCTGTCTGTTATGCTGATCCCTTTATCCAGTGCTTTTATTTTATTAAATATTTTATTCACACTTGTTCAATATGTCATTTTAAGGCGTCAAACCCAGCAGGAGCGTCACCAAAATGAAGCGCAAAAGCTTGAATTAATCGGAACCCTCGCAGCAAGTACGGCACACGAAATTCGCAACCCATTAACAGGGATTAGTGGATTTATACAGCTTTTGCAAAAGAAGTATCACTCTGAAGAAGATCAGCTCTATTTTTCTGTCATTGAAGAAGAAATTAAACGAATCAATCAAATCGTCAGTGAGTTTCTTGTATTAGGGAAACCAACGGCAGAAAAATGGCAGAATAACTCTGTCAAAGAAATTGTCAGTGAGATCATGCCGATCGTTTTCTCTGAGGCGAACCTTTATAATGTTGAGGTTGATTTGCAAATTAATACGATTCAAGATGTTGGGGTATATTGCACAAAGGATCACATTAAACAAGTCGTATTAAATGTAGCGAAGAACTCGTTAGAAGCGATGCCAAATGGCGGTCATTTGAAGATTTTAATTGAGGCTGAAAAAGAACATGTCATTATTAAAGTGAAAGATACGGGTGAAGGCATACAAGAAGAAATGTTAAAACATATCTTCCTCCCTTTTATTACGTCGAAGGAAAAAGGGACAGGTCTTGGGCTTGTTGTGTGTAAACGAATCATTTCGATGTATGGCGGAACAATTGATATCGAGAGCGAAGTGAATAAAGGAACAACCGTCATGATCATGCTTCCTTCTGCTCACTCAGCATAG
- the motB gene encoding flagellar motor protein MotB: protein MARKRKKHDHDDHVDESWLIPYADLLTLLLALFIVLFASSSIDAAKYEQMAKSFNVVFTGGTGVMDQTSMQSTEETENSNQTKKAAEEDEEAQAKARDHAVLTKVKKQVDSFIANKKLGAKLETKLTDEGLLITIEDSIFFDSGRAIIRPQDVPLAKEISKLLVINPARDIVISGHTDNVPIRNSEFESNWYLSAIRAVNFLSILLENSNLNQENFSTKGFGEFKPIASNDTAEGRSKNRRVEVLILPIEKKAK from the coding sequence ATGATCACGATGACCATGTAGATGAATCTTGGCTGATCCCTTATGCCGATCTTCTGACGCTTCTACTCGCTCTCTTCATTGTGCTTTTTGCATCAAGTTCGATTGATGCGGCAAAGTATGAACAGATGGCCAAGTCTTTTAATGTCGTCTTTACGGGCGGTACAGGTGTCATGGATCAAACCAGCATGCAAAGCACTGAAGAAACTGAAAATAGCAACCAGACCAAAAAAGCAGCTGAAGAGGATGAAGAAGCTCAAGCGAAAGCTCGAGATCATGCCGTTCTCACAAAGGTCAAAAAGCAAGTGGATTCCTTCATTGCCAATAAGAAACTTGGAGCTAAGCTCGAAACAAAGCTCACGGACGAAGGTTTGCTCATTACGATAGAAGACAGTATCTTCTTTGATTCTGGCCGGGCGATTATTCGCCCTCAAGATGTCCCGTTAGCAAAGGAAATCTCAAAACTACTCGTCATTAACCCCGCTCGTGACATCGTCATTAGCGGACATACTGATAATGTTCCGATCAGAAATTCAGAATTTGAATCCAACTGGTATTTAAGTGCCATACGTGCTGTAAACTTTTTAAGTATTCTTCTTGAGAACAGCAATTTAAACCAAGAAAACTTTAGTACAAAAGGTTTCGGTGAATTCAAGCCAATCGCTTCAAATGACACAGCAGAAGGCAGAAGTAAAAACCGACGCGTAGAAGTACTTATTTTACCGATTGAGAAAAAAGCAAAATAA
- a CDS encoding methylthioribulose 1-phosphate dehydratase codes for MADAKSKRWQELADVKRELAQRDWFYGTSGNLSIKVSDDPITFLVTASGKDKRKETDEDFVLVNAAGKPVDPNEPLRPSAETLLHNYVYEQTNAGCCLHVHTIDNNVMSELYGDRGEVRFKGNEIIKALGYWEEDAEVSLPIIENPAHIPHLAAQFAKHLTEESESGAVLIRNHGITVWGKTASEAKRVLEAYEFLFSYHLKLTLYQKQLVT; via the coding sequence ATGGCAGACGCAAAGAGCAAGCGCTGGCAGGAGCTAGCAGACGTCAAACGTGAACTGGCACAAAGAGACTGGTTTTATGGAACAAGCGGCAATTTATCGATCAAGGTGTCGGATGATCCAATCACGTTTTTGGTGACGGCAAGCGGCAAAGATAAACGAAAAGAAACAGATGAAGACTTTGTTTTAGTAAATGCAGCAGGTAAGCCTGTTGATCCGAACGAACCGCTTAGACCATCAGCTGAAACATTGCTTCACAACTACGTGTATGAGCAGACGAATGCAGGCTGCTGTCTCCATGTTCATACAATCGATAATAATGTGATGTCTGAGCTGTATGGGGATAGGGGCGAGGTTCGTTTCAAAGGAAACGAAATCATCAAAGCGCTTGGTTACTGGGAAGAGGATGCAGAAGTGTCGTTACCGATTATTGAAAATCCAGCCCATATCCCGCATCTTGCAGCACAATTTGCAAAGCATCTCACTGAAGAGTCGGAATCAGGAGCTGTGCTCATTCGAAATCACGGCATCACAGTCTGGGGAAAAACAGCCTCTGAAGCAAAACGAGTATTAGAGGCGTATGAATTTTTGTTTAGCTACCACTTAAAATTAACGCTTTATCAAAAGCAGCTTGTCACATAA
- a CDS encoding 1,2-dihydroxy-3-keto-5-methylthiopentene dioxygenase, with amino-acid sequence MATILIHNEENTLLESEQEVAAYLENQGVIYEHWDIAKLPNRLSEKYDLTDEEKEEILTVFQKEIESISEKRGYKAQDVISLSDATPNLDDLLQNFQREHHHTDDEVRFIVSGHGIFAIQGKDGVFFDVRLNPGDLISVPPHIRHYFTLQEDRKVVAVRIFVTTEGWVPIYEEEKV; translated from the coding sequence ATGGCGACGATTTTGATTCATAACGAAGAGAACACATTACTTGAAAGCGAGCAAGAGGTGGCAGCCTATTTAGAAAACCAAGGGGTCATTTATGAGCATTGGGATATTGCAAAGCTGCCAAACCGATTATCAGAAAAGTATGATTTAACAGATGAGGAAAAGGAAGAGATTTTGACTGTTTTCCAAAAGGAAATCGAGAGTATATCTGAAAAACGAGGATACAAAGCGCAGGATGTGATTTCATTATCTGACGCCACACCAAACCTAGATGACCTGCTCCAAAATTTTCAGCGTGAGCATCACCATACAGATGACGAAGTACGCTTTATTGTAAGCGGACATGGAATCTTTGCCATTCAAGGTAAGGATGGCGTCTTTTTTGACGTGAGACTGAATCCAGGCGATTTAATTTCTGTTCCGCCACATATTCGTCACTATTTTACACTTCAAGAGGATCGAAAAGTGGTTGCCGTTCGCATATTTGTCACAACTGAGGGCTGGGTGCCAATTTACGAGGAAGAAAAGGTTTAA
- a CDS encoding aspartyl-phosphate phosphatase Spo0E family protein, with amino-acid sequence MNIYVRKEQLLMSIDEKRKQMVEAAQAEGYTGETTIKYSQELDNLMNEYQHLLFHEKQSAPSFHDLVSQMSLLSVNRPSY; translated from the coding sequence ATGAATATTTATGTAAGAAAAGAACAATTGCTAATGTCCATTGATGAGAAGAGAAAACAGATGGTAGAAGCTGCTCAAGCAGAAGGCTACACTGGTGAGACGACAATTAAATATAGTCAAGAACTGGACAACCTGATGAATGAGTATCAGCATCTCCTTTTTCATGAGAAACAATCTGCCCCCTCCTTTCATGATCTTGTATCTCAAATGAGTCTTCTATCTGTGAACCGTCCCTCTTATTGA
- a CDS encoding MarR family winged helix-turn-helix transcriptional regulator, translating into MENHNVEKSLKLFIVLSRAYRSINHHMNKHIVKHGLNPTEFAVLELLYHKGDQPLQQIGDKILLASGSITYVVDKLEKKELLSRKACAEDRRVTFAHITEQGRALLDDIFPDHAKEIHEMISVLSEEEKDACIDMLKHVGLRAKHLYDHKE; encoded by the coding sequence ATGGAAAATCATAATGTTGAAAAATCTTTGAAATTATTTATTGTATTATCACGTGCCTATCGCTCAATTAATCATCACATGAACAAACATATTGTGAAGCACGGGCTGAATCCGACTGAATTTGCAGTATTAGAATTGCTGTATCATAAAGGGGATCAGCCGCTTCAGCAAATCGGTGATAAGATTTTACTTGCAAGCGGCAGTATCACGTATGTGGTCGATAAATTGGAGAAGAAAGAACTCCTCAGTCGTAAGGCCTGTGCAGAAGACCGCAGGGTCACATTTGCGCATATTACCGAGCAGGGACGAGCTTTGCTTGATGATATCTTCCCAGATCATGCGAAAGAAATTCATGAGATGATCAGTGTCCTGAGCGAAGAAGAGAAGGATGCCTGCATTGACATGCTTAAACATGTGGGACTGCGTGCAAAACATTTATATGATCATAAAGAATAA
- a CDS encoding 2-hydroxy-3-keto-5-methylthiopentenyl-1-phosphate phosphatase, with product MKKPIVCCDFDGTITKNDNIIRIMKHFAPSEWTKLKDDVLTKEITIQEGVGQMFQLLTSDQKEAIQSFILEDTEIREGFKQFVDHVKKADIPFYVLSGGMDFFVYPILEGIVDRDDIYCNHASFGEEHIQIEWPHACDSQCQNGCGCCKPSIIRELTCENDFIIMIGDSVTDVEAAKHADLTFARDYLLNECKELGLVHEEYETFIDLKAQFDQIKEVKEWQTQRASAGRS from the coding sequence ATGAAAAAACCAATTGTATGTTGTGATTTTGATGGAACCATTACGAAAAATGATAATATCATTCGCATCATGAAACACTTTGCACCAAGTGAATGGACGAAGCTGAAGGACGATGTTCTCACAAAGGAGATCACCATTCAAGAAGGCGTCGGGCAGATGTTTCAATTACTGACGAGTGATCAAAAAGAAGCCATTCAATCGTTTATTTTAGAAGATACAGAGATTCGAGAAGGATTCAAGCAATTTGTTGATCATGTGAAAAAGGCTGATATTCCCTTCTATGTGCTAAGCGGCGGGATGGACTTTTTTGTTTATCCCATACTCGAGGGCATTGTGGATCGAGACGATATTTATTGCAATCATGCGTCATTTGGGGAAGAGCATATTCAGATTGAATGGCCGCATGCCTGCGATTCGCAATGTCAAAATGGCTGCGGATGCTGCAAGCCGTCAATCATTCGAGAGCTGACCTGTGAGAATGACTTCATTATCATGATTGGAGATTCAGTCACCGATGTGGAGGCGGCAAAGCATGCGGATCTCACATTTGCGCGTGACTACTTGCTAAACGAATGTAAAGAGCTCGGGCTTGTTCATGAAGAGTATGAAACATTTATTGATCTTAAAGCACAATTTGATCAAATAAAGGAAGTGAAGGAATGGCAGACGCAAAGAGCAAGCGCTGGCAGGAGCTAG